The window GTCGGGCGACCTGGGTAGCACGGTGAAGGTGCGGCGCACGGAATTTCGCGACCAGGAAGAGTATCGCCATGCCAGCGAAATCGCGGCGCGGCATATGGAGCTGAAGCACGGCGTCAGTTGGGACGTGATTGTCTCAACACCGGAGTTGGTCGCCGAGTTCGACGCTGAGGCCGCTTCGATCGCGCCCGGCTTCGATGCTTTGCGATACCGCTGGGCGGTTTTCAGCCTCAGAAAGCAGCGCAAGCTTGTTCCGGAACTTTTGGCGCGTGTTGTCTCGCCGGTAGCCGTGAGTATGGGCGCTATCTCGGCGCTCGACGTTGCGTCGATCGTAGCGGAGCAAGGCATCTACCTCTTTCATAGCCCTACGGCGACGCTTTATATCGGCGAAGCGGAGAATCTTCGCAAGCGAATAGCCAAGCACTTGGATCACTCGGATAACAAGGGCCTCGCGCGCTGGCTCTGGGATCAAGGCATCGAAGGCGCGCACTTGGAGTTGCGAATTTTGCCGCCGGACACTCCGACGCGCGTCCGCCGTGCTCTGGAGGCCGAGCTGATTCGATCGCGCCAGCCGTTGTTCAATATCAAATTGACTTGAACTTTATTTCAGGTTTTTGGCATGTCGATCGCTGAGGAGTCGCTCCGCATCACGGGGCTGTTTGAGGCCGAGCTCCTCGTGGAGCTCATGTTGCGACATTGGCATCATCCACTTGCCGACGATGCTGACTTTCGCATTGAACTGCTTGAGCTTGCGGCGGAAGCACTTCGGCTGGCGGTAGCGGGAAATGTGTTGATTCCTGAACTCCCTGCGGTGAAAATGAATCTCGTGGCCGCGGTCTGGTATGCGGAGCAATCACAGAGTTCCATCTCCGCAGTCGAAAGCGCCGCAGTCACTCCCGCCAGAGTCGCTTGGCTTGATGCCGTACGACGCTCACTCCCCTCCTGTTTCTGCGATCCCGAGTTCCTGCCGTGAACATGCTGGCTGTGCCCTCCTTTCACACTTACTTAGTCGCCTTGCTCGCCTGCACTGCCTGGCATGAACTTGGCTTGCTTGGTGTCGCGCAGGAACCGCAGCCGGACTTCGCCGCCGAGCTTGTTCGCGTGCCACCGCTGGCGCCAGCGGATGCTTTGGCGTCGTTCGAAGTTCAACCGCCGTTTCAGTTGGAGCTCGTCGCGACTGAGCCGCTTGTGAATGATCCGGTCGCAGTGGCCATCGACGACCGGTTGCGGATGTATGTCGTGGAGATGCGCGACTACTCCGAGGACCAGGAAGGGCATCTCGGGCAAGTGCGCTTGCTGGAGGACCAGAATGGCGACGGGAAATATGATGCCGCCACTGTGTTCGCCGACAAGATCTCCTGGCCCACGGCGGTCGCGTGTTGGAACGGAGGCGTGTTCATCGGCGCCGCGCCGGATATCTGGTATTGCCGCGACAACGATGGCGACGGGCGCGCGGACGAGCGGCGTGTCGTGTTCACCGGCTTCCGGCGGCACAATGTGCAGGGATTGCTCAACAGCTTTCATTGGGGACTCGACAATCGCATCCACGGGTCGTCGAGCTCCTGCGGTGGACTCATCGTCCGCCCCGATCAGCCTGACGCGCCGGGCGTGAATGTGAACGGCCGCGACTTCGCTTTCGACCCGCGCACGCTAGAACTTGAGGCCACGAGCGGCGGCGCGCAGCATGGCATGTCGTTCGACGATTGGGGTCGAAAATTCGTCAGTTCCAATAGCGATCACTTGCAGCAAGTCATGTTCGAGGAGCGCCGTATCGCGCGCAATCCGCTATTGGCCGCGCCCGGCCCGCGCGTGAGCATCGCGGCGGACGGTCCGCAGGCGGAGGTGTTTCGCCGCAGCCCGGTCGAGCGTTGGCGCGAATTGCGCACCGCGCTGCGCGTGGCCGGCAAAGTGCCAGGCCCGATCGAAGGCGGGGGCCGCGCCGCCGGCTACTTCACCGGCGCGACGGGCGTGACGATTTATCGGGGCGACGCCTGGCCCGAGGAATTTCACGGCTTAGCGATCATCGGCGACGTCGGCAGCAACATCGTGCATCGCAAGCGCCTCGAACGAAACGGACTGGAATACATTGGACGGCGCATGGACGAGGCGTCGGAATTCGTCGCGTCGACCGATATTTGGTTCCGACCCGCGCAGTTCGCCAATGCGCCGGACGGTTCGCTCTATATCCTGGACGTGTACCGCGAAGTCATCGAGCACCCGGACAGCTTGCCGCCAATCATCAAGCAGCATCTCGATTTGACGAGCGGCAACGATCGAGGGCGTATCTATCGGATTGTGCCGGAAGGCTTCAAGGAGCCGAAGGTTGTTCGGCCGAGTGACTTGGACACGCGGCAACTGACGGCGCTGTTAGAACACCCGAACGGCTGGCATCGCGACACGGCGGCGCGGCTGCTCTTCGCGCGTCAAGATTCGGCCGCGGTCCCGGAGTTGGAGCGACTCGCCGCGGAATCGTCGCTGCCGCTCGCTAGAATGCACGCGCTTTATGTATTGGCCGGATTGAATTCTTTGAGCGACGCACAATGGGCGAAATCGATTGCCGACCACGATCCACGCGTCGCGACGCACGCGGTGCGTTTGTGCGAGGGACGCCAGCTCTCGGAATCGCTCGTCATGGCGATTCGGACGGCACTGAAGCGTGGGGACTTGGACCTCGACTACGAAATCGCCTTCACGCTGGCGGAACTGCCGCTGGACACGCGCGTCGAACTGGCGAGCGAGCTGGCGATGCGCTACCCCGACGATCGCTGGCAGCAGCTCGCGCTCCAGAGTTCGCTATTGCAGGGCGCCGGGCAAGTGGCGGCGCGGTTGATTCAAAGCGCCTCAGCGCCGAACGCCACGTTTCCGACGGCGTTCGTGGAATCGCTCGCCGCGCAAGTCGCCAAGGCCGACGAGCCGGAGGAATTCGCGGCACTTGTAATGGCGTTTCGCAATGCGCCATCCGAGACACAATCAACGCTAGCGCCGGCGTTGGATCGATTCTGCGCCGCGACCGTGGCGCGCACCGGCCAGGCGAATCGCATCGAGGCCATTCCTGATGCGAGTTTGCGCGAGCTCATGTCGCAGAATCTCCAACAGGCGCTAACGACGGCCACCAATGCTCAAGCATCGCTTCCGCAACGCGCGACGGCGATGCGCATGCTGCGTTGGCTGCCGTGGGAAGCGCTGCACGAGTTGGTTGCCGAATCGCTTTCCGCTCGCTCGCCGCTAGAACTACAACTCGCGGGTTTGCATCTCGTCGCGGCGGTCGCTGATCCGGCCGCGGCAAACTTGCTGCTTGAGAACTGGCCTGGCTTCAGCCCCTCCGCCCGTTCCGCCGCGTTGGAAGCGATTTGTTCGCGGCCGACCTACATCGCCGTGTTACTGCAAGCAATCGAACAAGGCGATTTCTCCGTGCGCGAACTAGATGCGGCCCGTGTGAAAATGCTCACCGGTCATGCGGACGCTGAAATCAAAAGGAAAGCTCGGCGCATACTGGCCGACACCGCGCCGTCACCCCGCGCCGAGGTATTGAACACATACCAGTCGGCGTTGAGCCTGCAGGGCGACGTCGCGCGCGGCCGCACCGCGTTTCAGCGCGTTTGCGCGGCGTGCCATCGTTTGGAAAACGTGGGCCATGAACTGGGCCCGAGCCTTGCAGCGATGCGCTCGCGCGGTCCCGAGGCGATTCTCACGAATGTCCTTGATCCGAATCGTGAAGTGAATCCGCTGTTCGTGAGCTACGTCGTGAATACGACGGATGGCCGCGCGGTGACCGGCATCATGGCCGCCGAAACCGCCACGAGCATCACTCTGCGCCGCGGCGAAGGGGCCGAAGATACGATTCTCCGCGCGGAGATTGACGACATCGCCGGCACCGGCATGTCATTGATGCCCGAAGGTCTAGAGCAGCAACTCGAACCGCTAGCCCTGGCCGACGTGATTGCTTATGTGATGAGTGCGAAGTAACGATTGTTTTGTAAGGCGATCACTCGCTTGCCTTGCCCGCGAAGAGCCGCCGGTACTCGCGTTCGGCATACCGGTCGGTCATGCCGGCGAGATAATCGCAAACGGTGCGTTCCACGCCGTCGCTCGGCATGCGCTCCCGAAATCTCTCCGGCATCAGCTCAGGGCGCTGCACATAGCCGGCGAACATCGCGTGCAACGACGTTTGCGCTTCCTCGCGCAGTCGTAGCACGTCCGGATGGCGGTAGACGCGGTCAAAGAGGAATTGCTCCAGTTCCCGTTTGCGCTCCAGCAGCGGGCTGCTCGCGCGTACGATCGTCGGCGCCGTCTTGGCATCCTCGGCGCTGCGGATGCCGTGCGCGGCGATGCCTTGCTCGGCCTGTGCGACGAGGTCGCCGACTTGCCAATCGATCAGCGTGTGCAACAGCGCGCGCCGCAGCGTCTTGCCGCGTAGATTGCGGTAACTCTCGCGCAATTGTTCTCGCGCCTGTCGCCAGAGCGGGATCTTCAGCAACTCGTCCAGCGTCAATAATCCAAGCTCCATCGCGTCGTCGGCGTCGTGCGTGTCGTAGGCGATGCTGTCGGCGGCTTCGACGACTTGTACTTCGATGAGATTGCCCGCGTCGAAATGCTTGTCGATTCGCGCCGCGTGGCCGTCGAGAATCTCCGCGGAGACGTTCAATCCGGGGAATTCCGGGTAGCGTTGCTCCAGCAACTCCAAGACGCGCAGTCCCTGGCGGTTGTGCGAGAAACCGCCATGTTCGGCGAGGCATTCGTTCAACGCGTCTTCGCCCGCGTGGCCGTAAGGCGGATGGCCCAGATCGTGCGCCAGGGCCAATGACTCGACGAGGTCTTCGTTGAGTCGTAGCGCCCGGGCCAAGGTCCTGGCGACAGTGGCGACTTCCAAAGTGTGCGTTAGCCGATTGCGGTGATAATCGCCCAAATCGCCGGTGAAGACCTGCGTCTTGTAGGCCAATCGCCGGAAGGCGCTGCTATGGAGAATGCGGTCGCGATCCCGTTGGAACGGCCCGCGATAGGGATGCGGCGATTCGGGATACCGCCGGCCGCGACTCGTCTCGCTGTGCATCGCATACGAGGCAAGCGTGGCCCTCTCGCGCGTCACGATCGACTCCGGCGCGGGCGAACTGAAATAGGTTGAGGTCACAGCAGTCGACTTAAGGGAGAGCAATTCCGTCGC of the Planctomycetia bacterium genome contains:
- a CDS encoding GIY-YIG nuclease family protein; this encodes MKERLASAFRHVCDGFSADRVVADPELNPRFIEACRQAGLTVSVRDLNIALLNLRKSGDLGSTVKVRRTEFRDQEEYRHASEIAARHMELKHGVSWDVIVSTPELVAEFDAEAASIAPGFDALRYRWAVFSLRKQRKLVPELLARVVSPVAVSMGAISALDVASIVAEQGIYLFHSPTATLYIGEAENLRKRIAKHLDHSDNKGLARWLWDQGIEGAHLELRILPPDTPTRVRRALEAELIRSRQPLFNIKLT
- a CDS encoding PVC-type heme-binding CxxCH protein, with product MLAVPSFHTYLVALLACTAWHELGLLGVAQEPQPDFAAELVRVPPLAPADALASFEVQPPFQLELVATEPLVNDPVAVAIDDRLRMYVVEMRDYSEDQEGHLGQVRLLEDQNGDGKYDAATVFADKISWPTAVACWNGGVFIGAAPDIWYCRDNDGDGRADERRVVFTGFRRHNVQGLLNSFHWGLDNRIHGSSSSCGGLIVRPDQPDAPGVNVNGRDFAFDPRTLELEATSGGAQHGMSFDDWGRKFVSSNSDHLQQVMFEERRIARNPLLAAPGPRVSIAADGPQAEVFRRSPVERWRELRTALRVAGKVPGPIEGGGRAAGYFTGATGVTIYRGDAWPEEFHGLAIIGDVGSNIVHRKRLERNGLEYIGRRMDEASEFVASTDIWFRPAQFANAPDGSLYILDVYREVIEHPDSLPPIIKQHLDLTSGNDRGRIYRIVPEGFKEPKVVRPSDLDTRQLTALLEHPNGWHRDTAARLLFARQDSAAVPELERLAAESSLPLARMHALYVLAGLNSLSDAQWAKSIADHDPRVATHAVRLCEGRQLSESLVMAIRTALKRGDLDLDYEIAFTLAELPLDTRVELASELAMRYPDDRWQQLALQSSLLQGAGQVAARLIQSASAPNATFPTAFVESLAAQVAKADEPEEFAALVMAFRNAPSETQSTLAPALDRFCAATVARTGQANRIEAIPDASLRELMSQNLQQALTTATNAQASLPQRATAMRMLRWLPWEALHELVAESLSARSPLELQLAGLHLVAAVADPAAANLLLENWPGFSPSARSAALEAICSRPTYIAVLLQAIEQGDFSVRELDAARVKMLTGHADAEIKRKARRILADTAPSPRAEVLNTYQSALSLQGDVARGRTAFQRVCAACHRLENVGHELGPSLAAMRSRGPEAILTNVLDPNREVNPLFVSYVVNTTDGRAVTGIMAAETATSITLRRGEGAEDTILRAEIDDIAGTGMSLMPEGLEQQLEPLALADVIAYVMSAK
- a CDS encoding deoxyguanosinetriphosphate triphosphohydrolase, with product MTSTYFSSPAPESIVTRERATLASYAMHSETSRGRRYPESPHPYRGPFQRDRDRILHSSAFRRLAYKTQVFTGDLGDYHRNRLTHTLEVATVARTLARALRLNEDLVESLALAHDLGHPPYGHAGEDALNECLAEHGGFSHNRQGLRVLELLEQRYPEFPGLNVSAEILDGHAARIDKHFDAGNLIEVQVVEAADSIAYDTHDADDAMELGLLTLDELLKIPLWRQAREQLRESYRNLRGKTLRRALLHTLIDWQVGDLVAQAEQGIAAHGIRSAEDAKTAPTIVRASSPLLERKRELEQFLFDRVYRHPDVLRLREEAQTSLHAMFAGYVQRPELMPERFRERMPSDGVERTVCDYLAGMTDRYAEREYRRLFAGKASE